The stretch of DNA ATGCTGTTTTTGTTTCCGTCCAGAGAAACGGTCGGAATGAATTTGATCGAATAGATCTGGTTGGTGTTCTCGTCGATATGCTCCATCTCGCGGAGAAATCGTTCTCCCCGGATCATTCGATTGATATTTTTTTGAATCGAGGGATCGGAAAAAATATCGATCCCCATTTTAAAAATATTGGTTCCTACCAGTTCTCTCTCTTTTAATATGTCGAATTTGGAAAAAAAGCTTTTATTTGCCATCAGGATCCGGGCACCAGCGTCCATTATGACGATGATATCTGTCGTATAATCGAAGAGGGATGCCGTCGGAATTCTTTCGGAAATCGTGTATAATTTTGATTTGCCGTAATGCGCCATTGTTACCTGGCCATTGATCCTGAGAATGTCCAGATATTTGGCTACCGTCCCCCGGTTTATCTCAAGATTTCTGGAAATGGCCGAAATAGACATTTTTTGCGGGCTTTTCTCCCTGAGATACTCCCGGACGGCAATGAGTTTCTCCTGATATTCTTCCATCGCTATGCTGTAGTATGTAAAATTGATTATATACGCTTTGTTTATGCCGTGCGGTGGAGGGGGTCGGGTCTGAGGGGGACGGTGTAGATCAGGAGCGGCGTCGGCGGCCATGCCGCCGGGAAGGGATCGATCAAGTACCCATCAAGGAACAAAAACCCGGCATATATCTGAGAATATGAGGATTGCTGGTGATAGTGCCGGTTTTAATCGCGTCGGTCAGGCGCCCGGAAGCGTGGTCATCAAGTATTTCTCCGGTTCGGCGCCCCCTCACCCGATCACCAGGTACGCGATCACCGAGAGCAAAAACGCCACCAGCAGGATCGCAAGCGAAAGGGGCGGGATAAACACGAGCATCGCGTTCACGGTGCTCGCCAGCTCAGAGATCCGGTTCGAGCCGAAGACCATGATGTCCCGGCAGCAGGCCGACGCCGCCCCCACTCTGGCCGGGGCGAGGTCGGCGATCGCCGTCTGCACCGCCTCGACCGCATAGGGAACGATCTCTTTGGGTGGGACATGCATCCCGACCGGGTTCTTCCCGCTGATCGTGTTCACCACATGGGAGTCGGAGGTCATCACCTCGCACTCGTCCACCAGGTCCGCAATCGCCGCCTGCACCGCCGGGCGCAGGGCCTCGACCATATTGTTCCCGTCGAAGAGGACATAAGCCGTCCGCTGCCCGTCCACCTCGATCACGAGCGCCTGAACCCCGATATCGCCAAAGCCCTCCTCACGGGAGAACGGCACCGGCACATGCGCCGCCCCGGCCCTGAAGGGGTGCACGGCGCCGCCCGCCGCCGCGGCGATCCCACGCGCCGCCGCCGAGAGATACTCGTTGCCCACCTTCGAGCCCAGGGCGACCGGCGAGGCCACGTCGGCCATGCAGTTGTGGGCGTCGACAAAGGCGCAGTGGGAGAATCTGCTGTGCCCCTCGGCCATGATCGTCATCCCGATCGCGAAATCGAGGTCCTCGGTCTTCTTTGGCCAGCGCGTCGAGACCATCATCAGGGCGTCCCCCACCGGCTGGCAGAGCAGGCTCACTGAACCGGTCTGGAGGCGCTGCGATCGCCCGGCCCGGGGGACGAACGAAACGCCGTCGAGGGCTTTCTGCATCGCTGCAATGATCTTCTCAGACTCAGACTCAGAGACCAGGTTGAAGTCATGGGTCGAACACCCGTGGGTGGTGAGCACCTCCTCGGGGAAGGCGTCGTGGATCCGCTTTGTCAGGTTTCCACCGCCGATCTCCCCCATCGGGCCCGGGTGGACATTCGGGACGGTGAAGATGATGCCGTCCTTCCCCTCGCGTTCAAATGCCAGGGTGACCTGCGGCACCGTCACCTCCTCGCCGATCTCCCGGAAAAAGTCCTCCATCCGCTTCGAGCCGTCGGTCATGTGCTCGATAAAGGTGTTGATGAAGTTGAGGGCGCTGATATGGAAGCCCTTGTTCAGCGGGCGCTCGATGAACCAGATGAAGAGCAGGCACCCGAACCCGAAGACCAGGTGCAGCACCGCCCCGAGGGCGATATAGCCCGGCCCGAAGAAGAGGGACGCCGCGGCGATGCCGAGTACGCTCTGTGGGAGGGCCGGCAGAACGACGCGGGAAAGGTGGTAATCGGCGATCGCCGCCAGTACGAGCATCCTGATCCCGAAGACGAGCCCCATCGCGATCGCAAAGCTGAGCGGGAGGTACGCCGCCAGCCCGAGCGCCACCGGGAAGATGGCGACGATCACCGCAAAGACCGTTCCAGCCGCCGCCAGCAGGGCCGAGCGGTTCCAGGGGATCATCCGTCCCCGGGTGCGGATCAGGGGCCGCGTCAGGAGGGTCGTCAGGATGCCGGGCACGGAGAAGGCAAGGGTGCCGAAAAAGAGTATGATGCTCTCCGACCGCATGCTCGCGGCGTCGATGAGCATCCCGAGGATGACGATGATCGCAAGGGAACGGGGCCATGACGGCGCCGTGAAGATGTACTTCGACAGCCCGGCCATCCTGACGTCGCTGCCATCGCTCTGCTCTGTCATCGGTTCTCTCTCCATGTACGCTGCAAATCTTATCCGAGCCGACCGAAATGCTGCTCGTGCCGCTGTGCCATACGCTGCCAGGTCGGCAGGTTTGTCTGGCAGCCCATCTCTTCGACCGCAAACGAGGCGGTCACCGTCCCGATAGTGCAGCAGCGGAGCGGGGCGTAGCCGCGGCGGTACGCCGTCAAAAATCCGGCCCGGAAGGCGTCCCCGGCCCCGGTCGGGTCGGCCGCCTTCACGCGCACCGCCGGCACGGTCTGCCGTTCGCCGCGGATACAGAGCATGCATCCCTCTGCGTCCATCGTGAAGACGGCGATCTCCACCCGGGCGGCCAGGTCGTGGACCGAGATTCCGAGCGTCCCGGCCATCTGCGCCGCCTCGTGCCGGTTCGCAAACAGGACGGTGATATTGTCCAGGATCGTCTCGAACTGCTCCTTTGAGTATTTCGAGATGTCCTGCCCGGGATCGAACGAGGCGAAATCGCTCTTCTCCGCAACCCTCACGTTGAACGACGGGTCGGCGGTCGCCATGTGGACGAAATCGAGGGCAGGCGCTTCCGCGGTCTCGAAGACCCTGGACGCCCCCCAGTCGAAGAAGGTGATCTGGTCCCCGCCCTCGTCGTTGAACATAAAGGCGGTGGCCGTCGGGCGGTCATCGACATAAAAAAACTGCCGAACAATCCCGATTTCCTCCATGCGCCGCTCGTAGGCGCTGCCGGGAAAATCCGATCCGACGGCGCTCACCAGGGTGCAGGGCTCGCCCAGGGTGGCGATCCCGGCGGCGATGTTCGCCGCCCCGCCGCCGAAGAAGATCTGGTGGTCGATGGTGGGCACCGAGGTGTGCCGCTCGGGAAAATTCGACACACGGCAGATATGGTCTATTGCCGTGTGCCCGACGACGCTGATCGGCTCCGCCGCACCGGAGGATTTCATAACTCCTGCACGTCCGTGACTTTCAGCGGGACGTTGCCGAGTGCCCGACCGATGACGGACTTTGCAATCCTGGAAGCGTGCTCGCCCGACTCGGCGTTGAAGACCTTCATGTCAAGGGACAGCCCGACCAGAGCGGTGTTGGCGACGACAAGAGCGCAGTTCAGGTCGTTCTCGCAGTACGGGCACTGGATAAACCCGCTTTCAATCTCAACAAACTTTGCCGAGGGATTGAGCCGTTTTCCGGCCTCGCTGATCGCGATCCCGATGGCGTCGTCAAGGGACTTGACGTCCTTGATGACCCATGCTGATTCAAGTGATACGTTGTAATCGGTCATGAAATCTCACAGTTCCAGAAAATTTACCAGGTCTCTCTATGGATATGCTCGCCGACCGGCATACGTCCGGTCCGCGCTGCCGGCACCACTCCTCTCCCGACCGCAAGCAGCGCCACCGGGCGGATGTGCGCGGGAATGCCGAGCACCTCCCTGACAGCGTCTTCGTCAAAGGCGCCGGTCCAGCAGGAGTGGAGACGCAGGGCGTGTGCTGCGAGCATCATATAGGTGCACGCAATCGTTGCGTCCTCAAGGGCATAAAGAATACCCCGCTCGCCGTATCTGGACATCGAACGCACATAGTTCGAGCAGACCACGAGGATCACCGGCGCGGCGGCGATGTGCTCCTGGTCGTAGGCGGCCCCGGCCAGCGCCTCGCGCTGGTCCTCCGCCCTGACCAGGACGACGTCCCATGCCTCCAGGTTGCCTGCGCTCGGCGCCGAGGAGGCGGCCTTCAGGATCGCGGCGACCTCCTCGTCGGTGACGCCCGTGCCGGTGTCGTATTCGCGGACCGACTGCCGGGCTTCGAGAAACGCAAGGAACTCAGAGGAGTCCATGGCTGCTGAGCGCCTCCCATGCCTCCTGGGCTGCGGTGGTCGCCGCCGAGACCGCACCGGCAACCGCCGGGACCGCCTCGTCGTAGTGCCCCCCCTCGACCATGGCGATCACAGAGCTCAGTGTCTCGATCGCCTTCCTGAACGAGGCATGGCCGGTGCTCTTATGGGCGAACTCGAGATCTGCCCGGACTTCTTCGAGCATGAGAAGAAGCATCTTCTTCCCGCCGGCCTTTTCGGCATCTGAAAAGCCGGTCAGGGCGGCGATCAGTTTTGACGCACGGATCAGTTCGGATTTTGCTTTTTCACCGTACTGATACTGCAAAACGGCCGTCTTCGGATCCATACATTGAATGGATGCAGAAGATATAAAAGATGATTTGGAGGGGGATCTCACGCCTTATCTGGACTTCTGCTTCACGCCCATCGCAGTGGTCTTGGACCGCGGCATGCGCCTGCGGATCCGCGGGTCGTTGATCTTCGGGGCGCCGCGTGCACCGCCGCGCGAGCCGCCACGGCGCTGCTGGGGTCTGCCGCCCCGGCCCTGCTGACGCTCGGCCTGGATTGCGATCTTCCTCAGTGTCGATGAGGCCTTGAAGCGCTGGTTCGGACCCGGCTTCTTTGTGGTTGACTCCTTTGCTCTAACCAGGCGGATCTTGCCTGCGACATTCTTCACCTGTGCCCAGGTGGTGGTTCCTGTTTTTCCCATAATCAGACTCCCTATATATTTACTCAGTACCGGGTTTAAAGATGTTGCTCAGATCACCCGGGAAATTTCCTGCCGCAGGGCTTCGCTCACTTTCTTCCCGTCGACCTTGCCGCGGGCCTCCTCCATGACAAGCCCCATCAGCGGGCCGAGGGCGCGCATCCCTTTCTCCCGGACGAACTCGATGCGATCGGCGACGATCGTCTGTACAAGAGCGGCGAGATCGGTGTCGCTCATCCCGCCCGCATGTGCACCGATGGCGTCGGCCACCGGCGTGCCGGCGGCGATCCCGGCGAGGATCTCGGGGACCGCCTCCTTTGCAACCGTTTCGTCCTCGACCGCCCGGAGGACCGCGAGGATCTCCGCGGGGGCGAGCCGTTCCACGGCGACGCCGTCCCGCCCCAGCTCCTTGATGGTGGCGAGGACCGTCCGTGCGGCGAGGTTCGGCCTGATCCCGGCGTCGACCGCCGCCCTGAAGAGGGGGAGGTTCTCGGAGTACGCGACCTGGTGTGCAAGGGCGGCGTCGAGGCCGTACTCGGTCTCGAAGCGGACGGCGAGGTCAGAAAGAAGTTCGGGCACCCCGACCGCATCCCAGAGGGCGCCGGTGATCGCCACCGGGAAGACGTCGGTCTCCGGGTACATCCGGGCGGCGCCGGGCAGGGGACGCATATAGGCGGTGCTCCCTTCTTCGAGCATCTTCCTGGTCTCCTCGGGGATCCCTTCGAGGGCGAGGCGGGCGCGGTGGCTGACCTGTTTTGCCCCGCACTCGGCCTTCTTCCGGTCCCCGGCGATCAGGATGACGGCGTCCTCGTCGGCGACGCCGAGGTGTCGGCGCAGGCTCTCGACCTCGTCAGCGGTCACCCCGTAGGCCGGGAGTTCGTCGGTGTGGAAGATCCCGCCGAGCCCGCACTTCTTCACGTAGTCCGAGATTTCCGAGCCGAGCCTTCGGCCGGGCTGGATCTCGCGGCCGACCAGTCCGGCGTAGCCGTGGAGGACGACGGCCAGGATCGCCTTCGCCTTCTTCAGGATCGAGGACTTCGTTCCCGCGAAGAGGGCGGTGACGTCGTGCGTCTCCTCGCCGACCGCGGCATGGCGGGCGAGGAGTTCGTCGCGGATGGCGAGCAGGTTCGTCTGCCGCTGCGCCTCCCGGCGGACGACCTCGGCGATGAGGTCGAGTTCCTGCACGCCCTTGATCTCGACCCGCGCCCCGTCCCTGATCGAGACGTTGATGTCCTGCCTGATCGTCCCGAGCCCCCGCTTCACCTTGCCGGTGGAGCGGAGCACCATGCCGATGTACTCGGCCGTCCCCTGGACATCCTCGGGAGTGAACATGCAGGGGGCGGTGGTGATCTCGACGAGCGGGATGCCCAGGCGGTCCAGGGAGAAGGTGTTCCCCTCGACTCGCTGCGCCGCCTCTTCCTCGAGGCAGATCGTCTCGATGACCCCGCCGTTCGGGAGGACGCCGCCCATGGCGACGAGGGCCGTCCGCTGGAACCCGCTGGTGTTCGAGCCGTCGATGACGAGTTTTCGCATCGTGTGCACCTGCTCCACCGGGTGCATCGCGAAGGTCTTTGCGATGGTGAGGGCGATCCCCAGGGCCTCACGGTTCATCGGGGCCGGGGGCTCCTCGTCGTTCTCGACCAGGCAGGTGGTGTCGTAGGTGAGGTAGTGGAACTGCCGCAGGTCCATCATCTCCTCGGCCGCCGCCCGGTCGATCT from Methanofollis liminatans DSM 4140 encodes:
- a CDS encoding nitroreductase family protein — protein: MDSSEFLAFLEARQSVREYDTGTGVTDEEVAAILKAASSAPSAGNLEAWDVVLVRAEDQREALAGAAYDQEHIAAAPVILVVCSNYVRSMSRYGERGILYALEDATIACTYMMLAAHALRLHSCWTGAFDEDAVREVLGIPAHIRPVALLAVGRGVVPAARTGRMPVGEHIHRETW
- a CDS encoding carbohydrate kinase family protein, whose amino-acid sequence is MKSSGAAEPISVVGHTAIDHICRVSNFPERHTSVPTIDHQIFFGGGAANIAAGIATLGEPCTLVSAVGSDFPGSAYERRMEEIGIVRQFFYVDDRPTATAFMFNDEGGDQITFFDWGASRVFETAEAPALDFVHMATADPSFNVRVAEKSDFASFDPGQDISKYSKEQFETILDNITVLFANRHEAAQMAGTLGISVHDLAARVEIAVFTMDAEGCMLCIRGERQTVPAVRVKAADPTGAGDAFRAGFLTAYRRGYAPLRCCTIGTVTASFAVEEMGCQTNLPTWQRMAQRHEQHFGRLG
- a CDS encoding DUF555 domain-containing protein: MTDYNVSLESAWVIKDVKSLDDAIGIAISEAGKRLNPSAKFVEIESGFIQCPYCENDLNCALVVANTALVGLSLDMKVFNAESGEHASRIAKSVIGRALGNVPLKVTDVQEL
- the gatE gene encoding Glu-tRNA(Gln) amidotransferase subunit GatE: MDYKALGLKAGIEIHQQLDTAEKLFCRCPTALRKTEEHTGEFFRYLHATVSEMGEIDRAAAEEMMDLRQFHYLTYDTTCLVENDEEPPAPMNREALGIALTIAKTFAMHPVEQVHTMRKLVIDGSNTSGFQRTALVAMGGVLPNGGVIETICLEEEAAQRVEGNTFSLDRLGIPLVEITTAPCMFTPEDVQGTAEYIGMVLRSTGKVKRGLGTIRQDINVSIRDGARVEIKGVQELDLIAEVVRREAQRQTNLLAIRDELLARHAAVGEETHDVTALFAGTKSSILKKAKAILAVVLHGYAGLVGREIQPGRRLGSEISDYVKKCGLGGIFHTDELPAYGVTADEVESLRRHLGVADEDAVILIAGDRKKAECGAKQVSHRARLALEGIPEETRKMLEEGSTAYMRPLPGAARMYPETDVFPVAITGALWDAVGVPELLSDLAVRFETEYGLDAALAHQVAYSENLPLFRAAVDAGIRPNLAARTVLATIKELGRDGVAVERLAPAEILAVLRAVEDETVAKEAVPEILAGIAAGTPVADAIGAHAGGMSDTDLAALVQTIVADRIEFVREKGMRALGPLMGLVMEEARGKVDGKKVSEALRQEISRVI
- a CDS encoding DUF5350 family protein, translating into MGKTGTTTWAQVKNVAGKIRLVRAKESTTKKPGPNQRFKASSTLRKIAIQAERQQGRGGRPQQRRGGSRGGARGAPKINDPRIRRRMPRSKTTAMGVKQKSR
- a CDS encoding DUF2070 family protein, which codes for MTEQSDGSDVRMAGLSKYIFTAPSWPRSLAIIVILGMLIDAASMRSESIILFFGTLAFSVPGILTTLLTRPLIRTRGRMIPWNRSALLAAAGTVFAVIVAIFPVALGLAAYLPLSFAIAMGLVFGIRMLVLAAIADYHLSRVVLPALPQSVLGIAAASLFFGPGYIALGAVLHLVFGFGCLLFIWFIERPLNKGFHISALNFINTFIEHMTDGSKRMEDFFREIGEEVTVPQVTLAFEREGKDGIIFTVPNVHPGPMGEIGGGNLTKRIHDAFPEEVLTTHGCSTHDFNLVSESESEKIIAAMQKALDGVSFVPRAGRSQRLQTGSVSLLCQPVGDALMMVSTRWPKKTEDLDFAIGMTIMAEGHSRFSHCAFVDAHNCMADVASPVALGSKVGNEYLSAAARGIAAAAGGAVHPFRAGAAHVPVPFSREEGFGDIGVQALVIEVDGQRTAYVLFDGNNMVEALRPAVQAAIADLVDECEVMTSDSHVVNTISGKNPVGMHVPPKEIVPYAVEAVQTAIADLAPARVGAASACCRDIMVFGSNRISELASTVNAMLVFIPPLSLAILLVAFLLSVIAYLVIG